The proteins below come from a single Crateriforma spongiae genomic window:
- a CDS encoding Mrp/NBP35 family ATP-binding protein — protein MSEITLTAVQAILDQTLDPETGRAMGPMGQIQDVQVDDNKISYSVGITSCMWAIGDEVRDGINDRLTAAFPGAAINATIVPHERPPARIGQLGLRVKKVVLVGSGKGGVGKSTVAASLAVMLNQMGSRVGLMDADVYGPSVPHLLGLEGRPEVDADKKIRPIELREGFPVMSMGFLVEPDQAVIWRGPMLHGSIQQFLRDTQWGELDYLIIDMPPGTGDIALTLSQSVPISGAVVVCTPQEVALLDAVKAINMFRKVNIPVAGMVENMSGFLCPDNGKTYDIFGRGGARDKAAQMDVPFLGGLPIDIRLREAGDEGRLHEVIADQPDAAAPIEQAARALVRHLASKAASEGVSTSLPTL, from the coding sequence ATGTCTGAAATCACGCTTACGGCCGTCCAAGCCATCTTGGATCAAACGCTTGACCCCGAAACCGGTCGCGCGATGGGACCGATGGGTCAGATCCAAGACGTTCAGGTGGACGACAACAAGATCAGCTACAGCGTGGGCATCACGTCGTGCATGTGGGCGATCGGTGACGAAGTGCGCGACGGCATCAACGACCGATTGACGGCCGCGTTTCCCGGCGCCGCAATCAACGCAACAATCGTTCCGCATGAACGCCCACCGGCGCGAATCGGTCAATTGGGACTGCGTGTCAAGAAGGTCGTGTTGGTCGGCAGTGGCAAAGGCGGTGTGGGGAAAAGTACCGTCGCCGCATCTTTGGCGGTCATGCTGAATCAAATGGGCAGTCGTGTCGGATTGATGGATGCGGATGTCTATGGCCCCAGCGTGCCTCACCTGTTGGGGCTGGAAGGACGTCCGGAGGTCGACGCGGACAAGAAGATCCGACCGATCGAATTGCGTGAAGGATTTCCCGTCATGTCGATGGGCTTCTTGGTGGAACCCGACCAAGCGGTGATCTGGCGTGGGCCGATGTTGCACGGCAGCATCCAACAGTTTTTGCGTGACACCCAATGGGGCGAACTGGATTACCTGATCATCGACATGCCACCGGGTACCGGTGATATCGCCCTGACGTTGTCACAGTCGGTCCCGATCAGCGGCGCGGTCGTCGTTTGCACGCCGCAAGAAGTCGCTTTGTTGGATGCGGTCAAAGCGATCAACATGTTTCGCAAGGTCAACATTCCGGTTGCCGGCATGGTCGAAAACATGAGCGGCTTTCTGTGCCCGGATAACGGCAAGACCTACGACATTTTCGGCCGTGGTGGTGCACGTGACAAAGCTGCTCAGATGGACGTGCCGTTCTTGGGCGGCTTGCCGATCGACATTCGCTTGCGCGAAGCCGGCGACGAAGGCCGTTTGCATGAAGTGATTGCCGATCAGCCTGATGCGGCGGCACCGATTGAACAGGCGGCGCGTGCGTTGGTGCGGCATTTGGCATCCAAAGCGGCGTCGGAGGGCGTATCGACCAGCCTTCCGACCTTGTAG